DNA from Microbacterium sp. BK668:
CGGATCCCGGAGGGGCCCGAGCGGGCGGAGCGGCTCGACATCGTGCTGACGATCGTCTCGGTCATGTACGCCGAGGCGCATCTCGTCGCGGGGCGAGACGCGTCGGCCGACCGCGACGTGGCGGACGACGCGCTCTGGCTCGCGGGCGTGGTCGCCGCGGCGCTTCCGCGCGAGGCGGAGGCGCACGGACTGCGCGCGCTCCTGCTCTTCCACCGGGCCCGGGAGGGAGCGCGGGCGGTGGACGGCGAGCTCGTGCTCCTCGGCGACCAGGATCGGGCGAGGTGGGATCCGTCACTCCTGACGCAGGCCCGGACGGCCCTCGAGCGCGCCGCGATGCTCCGGCGTCCGGGACGCTGGCAGCTGCACGCCGCGATCGCCGGGTGTCACGCGGATGCCGCGACCTCCGCCGACACCGACTGGCTGCAGGTCCTGACGCTCTACGACATGCTGCTGCGCTACGACCGGTCACCGCTCGTGCGGCTGAACCGCGCTGTCGCCCTGGCCGAGATCGAGGGACCCGCGGCGGCGCTCGTCGAGGTCGACGCGCTGGAGCCCGCCCTCGCCGGCTACCACCTGTGGCACGCCGTCCGTGCCCACCTGCTGCGCGCACTCGGCCGGGATGCGGAGGCCACCGCGGCGGACCTCCGCGCGCTGGAGCTCACCGCGAATCAGGCCGAGCGCCGGCTCCTCTCCGCCCGGCTGGCCGGCTGACCCGCCGAGCCGGGTCAGGCCCCGACGGGCGTGAGCGCGTGGGCGACCAGCCGCTCCAGCGTCGTCATGCCGTCGCGGGAGAGGATCGACTCGAGGTGGCCCTGC
Protein-coding regions in this window:
- a CDS encoding DUF6596 domain-containing protein, with protein sequence MAALTASLGSLDLAEESVAEAVEEALREWRGRGIPPRPGAWLTQAARHNALDRMRREKRYREKLAVLAERPVASGDGEVDERLPLLFGCCHPALSSEAQLALTLRAVCGLTTAQIARATLTAETTVGQRIVRAKRKIGAAGIPIRIPEGPERAERLDIVLTIVSVMYAEAHLVAGRDASADRDVADDALWLAGVVAAALPREAEAHGLRALLLFHRAREGARAVDGELVLLGDQDRARWDPSLLTQARTALERAAMLRRPGRWQLHAAIAGCHADAATSADTDWLQVLTLYDMLLRYDRSPLVRLNRAVALAEIEGPAAALVEVDALEPALAGYHLWHAVRAHLLRALGRDAEATAADLRALELTANQAERRLLSARLAG